The following proteins come from a genomic window of Spirochaetota bacterium:
- a CDS encoding peptide transporter, producing the protein MSIKEDKEFQEFRDIMKAPGTFEDGVNWRTIIMALFVGFLMTPTQMYMQLVAGIEMGPAAQWVTVILYIEIARRALTKMKRPEIFVLFYMCGAVIHSGGGLLWQQFLVQSQEMQKLGIAEYIPTWFAPNDPNVLAQRSFFMAPWMIPLLLMTLMLFVTRLDHFGLGYIMFRLTSDVEKLPFPMAPVGAMGMTALADASNEKDTWRWKAFSIGAIGGVVFGFIYLAIPNITGAILAKPIKFLPLPFVDITNFTEKALPAMPFMISFDLTFVVTGMVMPFWAMVGSFIGLVFTVILNPVLYHTGVLRSWQQGIGGIQTIQSNIMDFYFSFGLGLSFAIAAIGIIHIVSTMRAGKGKSNIDWGKFFRPPEGRGDIPLWVAFLIYVGSTAIYIGITYWLVNYVSPPLNGTKFPMWLLLFYGFVYTPFISYIHARMEGAVGQHVSVPFVREATFILSGYKGAAIWFAPIPLHDYARQTQFFRTTELTGTKFTSLIKAEILIFPIMLIGGVLFSQFIWQIDNVPSKMFPYANEFWELRAYNAGLIYSSTLPGEAASPFRDAFRPEFLGAGLGLGLIVYLILTYFGLPIFLVYGVVKGLDQTLPHAILPMFIGALIGRFICRRKFGEEWPHYRIVFAAGFSAGIGLITMLSMGFVFMSKSVVKFLF; encoded by the coding sequence ATGTCGATAAAAGAGGACAAGGAGTTCCAGGAATTCCGGGATATCATGAAAGCCCCCGGTACGTTCGAGGACGGGGTGAACTGGCGCACCATCATCATGGCGCTCTTCGTGGGTTTCCTCATGACGCCCACACAGATGTACATGCAGCTCGTCGCCGGCATCGAGATGGGGCCCGCCGCGCAATGGGTGACCGTCATCCTCTACATCGAGATCGCGCGCCGCGCGCTCACCAAGATGAAGCGCCCGGAGATATTCGTGCTCTTCTACATGTGCGGCGCCGTCATACACTCGGGTGGCGGCCTTCTCTGGCAGCAGTTCCTCGTGCAGAGCCAGGAGATGCAGAAGCTCGGCATCGCCGAATACATACCGACATGGTTCGCGCCGAACGATCCGAACGTGCTCGCCCAGAGGAGCTTCTTCATGGCTCCGTGGATGATACCCCTTCTCCTCATGACGCTCATGCTCTTCGTAACAAGGCTCGATCACTTCGGTCTCGGCTACATCATGTTCCGTCTTACCTCCGATGTGGAAAAGCTCCCCTTCCCCATGGCGCCCGTCGGCGCGATGGGGATGACCGCGCTCGCGGACGCGTCCAATGAAAAGGACACTTGGCGATGGAAAGCGTTCTCCATCGGGGCTATCGGCGGTGTCGTTTTCGGTTTCATCTATCTTGCGATACCGAATATCACCGGGGCGATACTCGCCAAGCCGATAAAATTCCTGCCGCTGCCGTTCGTCGACATCACCAATTTCACCGAGAAGGCGCTCCCGGCAATGCCTTTCATGATAAGCTTCGACCTCACCTTTGTCGTCACCGGCATGGTGATGCCGTTCTGGGCCATGGTCGGTTCGTTCATCGGCCTTGTCTTCACGGTGATACTCAATCCCGTACTGTATCATACGGGAGTGCTGAGGTCATGGCAGCAGGGCATCGGCGGCATTCAGACGATACAGTCGAATATCATGGATTTCTATTTCAGTTTCGGACTGGGATTAAGCTTCGCTATCGCCGCCATCGGCATCATCCATATCGTATCGACGATGCGCGCGGGCAAAGGAAAGTCGAACATCGATTGGGGAAAATTCTTCCGTCCGCCGGAAGGCCGCGGCGATATACCGCTCTGGGTGGCCTTCCTCATCTATGTCGGTTCTACCGCGATATATATCGGCATTACCTACTGGCTCGTGAACTATGTATCACCGCCGCTTAATGGCACGAAATTCCCGATGTGGCTCCTTCTCTTCTACGGCTTCGTCTACACGCCGTTCATAAGCTACATTCATGCCCGCATGGAAGGCGCGGTGGGACAGCATGTGAGCGTACCCTTCGTCCGTGAAGCGACATTCATTCTTTCCGGCTACAAGGGTGCAGCGATATGGTTCGCGCCGATACCGCTCCACGATTATGCCAGGCAGACGCAGTTCTTTCGGACCACGGAGCTTACCGGCACGAAGTTCACCTCGCTCATCAAGGCGGAGATACTGATATTCCCCATCATGCTCATCGGCGGCGTGCTCTTCAGCCAATTCATCTGGCAGATCGATAATGTACCGAGCAAGATGTTCCCGTACGCCAATGAGTTCTGGGAACTGCGCGCGTATAACGCAGGACTTATCTACTCCTCGACACTGCCGGGCGAAGCGGCAAGTCCCTTCCGCGATGCGTTCCGCCCCGAATTCCTCGGTGCGGGTCTCGGTCTCGGGCTTATCGTCTATCTCATCCTCACGTATTTCGGGCTCCCGATATTCCTCGTCTACGGCGTGGTCAAGGGGCTCGATCAGACACTCCCCCACGCGATACTCCCCATGTT